The nucleotide window cgcccccaAAAGCACAGTCTTGCACCTCGACCGCAGAACCTCCGACGCCACCCCCCCACCtagcccccctcccccgccgtggtggtgatgggtagCATGAGCCGAGCGAGCATCCCCCTGCGTCGAAGTGCTATTGCTTCTCTCCCTGCGTTTGCTCGTCGACCGGGAGGAACACGACGAACTAGCTTTGCTCATCATGTCTGCCCCCCCCGCAGTCATGACCTTCTCGACCGCTTCGACGAGCGTCTCGTCAAGGCTGACGATGAGCTCCTCGATGAACTCGTCTTGTACCTGCCCCccatcggcggcggccggGGTTGTCcgggcggcagcagcaggtgtaAGAGGagtcatcgccgccgcctgaGGGGATGGCGTCCTGCCGCTCCAAGACCCGTCTGTGTAGCCGGGCTTGACCAGGCGGCGGTAGTGGATGCGGGTGATGGTAAACGTAGTCGTGTCGGCCACGATGGCGGAGCTGATGTCGACCCATCTCTCTGCGTCCCCGTCGGCCGAGAAGGCGTCGGGCAACACTTGCGGGGTGGGCTCGGCTCGCATCGAGGCCTTGACTTGCTTGATCAAGTCGTTTTGCGCTGGTACGGCCTGCAGCACAAAGTCCGGGTGGTATTGCTGTAGCCAGCCGGCGACGTTCAGGGGGACATCTCCGTCGGCAGAGAAACGGCAGGACTGTTCAAAAGTGTCCAGGCCAGACCCGAAGCCGGCGGCTGACAGGTAGCCactgctggagggggagctCACTGCACTCTCAAATGATGTCAAGAAATCAGGCAGCGGTATGTCAACGTCAATCACGCCATCATGGATGTTGATGGAGGTCTTGACTGGCGATTCAAACGCCCCCGACGGATCCGGGGTCCTCTGCAGTTTCGGAGGTGGATTTGACTGATCAGAGAGCCCGAGTGTGTCTGCTGATGCCCGCCCCGGAGAAGCAGCATCTCCACAACCACTCACTGGAGATGACACCTGAGCGTCAACAACTGGTTTCGTTCCCGAACCCTTTCCAGACTCTGTGAAGACCATGGTTAATGCGACGCCAGAGGGCCGCCGCGCATTAATCGGAGACCCGGGGACCCCATTTTGCTCTTCAGCGAAATCCGGAGTCCTGGCAGTAGAATCTCGTCGACGCGTGGGCCAAAAACCGCTGATAACGCTCCATCGAGAGCTTTGACGACGCTCGTTGGCACCTGTATCATCGTCCCTGGTGAGGCGCTTCAGGTCATTGGCGGCGACGCTATTGCTGCTTCCCGGCCGGCCTGGTGAAAAGAGATCAGCTGCCTGGCCTGTGGCAAAGTGCGGTACGCTGGTCTCGGCTGTGATGGTTGCAGTTGTGGCGGCACTGCTTTTGCGTGTGGTGTGGTCAGCGCCCCTGATCGGGAGATGAGCTGTCCGCATTGACGTCGCATCTGAAGCCCGCCGCTCGTGTCGCCCCTCCATACTCAGATGGGCCAAGGGAGGCGGGACCCCAGTTCCACGAGCATGCTGTGACTGTAAACTGAGATTGCGCGAATGCGAGGGCACTCTCGACCCTGTTCGTCGATTGATTCTGCGCCGTAAGGATTCTTCTTTCAGTATCGGAACTAcaaaggagggaggggactGGGAGAGCGTGCCAAAGGACGTCGAAGTGCTTGGCCGGTGCGCTCTGATGGTGGGTATCTGTTGCGATGCAGGCAGGAAGGCAGCCAGCAGGAAAATCAAACGACGAGCCGCAATCTTGTTGTCGCTCACAATGATGGTACGGGCGGGTACCATATTGTCCTCGTCCGCTTTTGCCTTTTTCTGTAAGAAATACCTCCGACGGTATTCGTGAGGACTGAGGGCCTGGAGCCAGTCGGTGTGTGTAGCCAGGAAGCTGGTCAGCAATGTGTAGATGAAAAAGCCCTGCTCCTTTCCACCAGCCCATTTGGCCACACTGCGGGCTTCATCTCGCCATATCGGCCATCGATTCTGCCCAGTTGTCACACGGGAGGCCCGAATGCCTGCCACAATTCTGGTCTTGGCAGCGTTTACTTCTTCTTTGATGTGACGATTTTCAAGCAGACAATTGGGTAGCAAGGTGATCGGCTTCGCATTCGTCTTTGGAGGTTTGACCGGAGCACCGTCTTCGCTGCGGCGTCCAGACATGGGCATCGCTCGTGCCATGTGCTGAAGACTCGGCAGCGGATCGGGAGAGGTCAAATCTGCCTGTCTGAGCATCTGGAAAATAACACTCGCTGCTTTTGACTGCAAATGGGTTAATGTCCGCATTATGATATCCCAGTGT belongs to Podospora bellae-mahoneyi strain CBS 112042 chromosome 6, whole genome shotgun sequence and includes:
- a CDS encoding hypothetical protein (EggNog:ENOG503NVKR; COG:S), giving the protein MLGKLFNLGAAAGTGAVPSAQASSHKPFSLESVQEDIHTRNLLFPDPQDLFEHRTNHLYPLSSGSSPLTSSSTNAFDYDADIDLGVQDVRIIIMQDALSSVAASLLYDSQAPPAVPAGYADRPSATAGSYSVQERRNPASPRKPPITTVGRPIIIQQGSPKTRQGAFDRRPSVHSRTQGYVESESQRAWREYREELATFSSCIFGNSELMAYKGTSTKVHVVPSEARPLDNGSMFSDGRSFMGRSSMRASRLSQSFSSENPPPMTTPPTPGVASRGYERKKVLITRLFPVNLPLDEKLTPAGAEESTSYPFPPTSDDNKVKKKKFLPKQKRTPMYAVALIISLPPPPQSTTTPSARPAFRGSNSYTEQDSFPSSFSSARRSGWTLVGNQPGHAVDSFETSFSSDMEDQIDSITQHWDIIMRTLTHLQSKAASVIFQMLRQADLTSPDPLPSLQHMARAMPMSGRRSEDGAPVKPPKTNAKPITLLPNCLLENRHIKEEVNAAKTRIVAGIRASRVTTGQNRWPIWRDEARSVAKWAGGKEQGFFIYTLLTSFLATHTDWLQALSPHEYRRRYFLQKKAKADEDNMVPARTIIVSDNKIAARRLIFLLAAFLPASQQIPTIRAHRPSTSTSFGTLSQSPPSFVVPILKEESLRRRINRRTGSRVPSHSRNLSLQSQHARGTGVPPPLAHLSMEGRHERRASDATSMRTAHLPIRGADHTTRKSSAATTATITAETSVPHFATGQAADLFSPGRPGSSNSVAANDLKRLTRDDDTGANERRQSSRWSVISGFWPTRRRDSTARTPDFAEEQNGVPGSPINARRPSGVALTMVFTESGKGSGTKPVVDAQVSSPVSGCGDAASPGRASADTLGLSDQSNPPPKLQRTPDPSGAFESPVKTSINIHDGVIDVDIPLPDFLTSFESAVSSPSSSGYLSAAGFGSGLDTFEQSCRFSADGDVPLNVAGWLQQYHPDFVLQAVPAQNDLIKQVKASMRAEPTPQVLPDAFSADGDAERWVDISSAIVADTTTFTITRIHYRRLVKPGYTDGSWSGRTPSPQAAAMTPLTPAAAARTTPAAADGGQVQDEFIEELIVSLDETLVEAVEKVMTAGGADMMSKASSSCSSRSTSKRRERSNSTSTQGDARSAHATHHHHGGGGGLGGGVASEVLRSRCKTVLLGALEEIILGVIEDRKQEQQQQQEGSGGGRESMDKDKESILRGAVRSWLDLVEGGGDGRWNVD